The Triticum urartu cultivar G1812 chromosome 5, Tu2.1, whole genome shotgun sequence genome contains the following window.
TCTGTCTGGCCGAACATCCTGCACAGGCTGCTTCCCGTTGCTCTGGGAAATGGTGCTACAGACAGTAAGCTTGGGGAGAAACGGAGAATCTGGTCGTCCGCACGAAGTCTGTGTGGTCGCTCACTTGTCATGGTCAGAGCCACTGCTCACTGAAGTATGATCCATCACCTGACGGCAACTTGAGCGGACCAAAGCAGGGGCATGGAGATGGAGTGGCCGCATGCATGCCAAAGGGAAACAAAAGATGCACCACATCCAGCAAGAGGAAATAACTATACTTGCACAAAAGTATGCAAGAGAGATGTATAGAAGTTATGCTTTCTATACAGTACAGTATCAGAAGCAAACTTTACGAACAAAACTGCAGAATTGCCCATACCATCATCATCAAACGTCCAGACGACTCCAGCCGCGCTGGAGAGATCCACCGGTCGTGAAGATTTGTCGTCGTCCTCGGTGTGCCCAACTGGCTGCTCACCACTATACCGTCGTAGATGGCTATGGAATCGAATTGAACACTCAAGAATCAGTTGATTATTTTTTGTAAGGTTAGTCTGATATAGGAAAAGCTTCTCAAAAGCATCCAGAATATCATCGAATGGTGATCAAGATCACATTCACGGGAACCATCCTGTGAAAATTAGGGGAAGGGAACCAATCAAGTCACTAAGAAGTTCTCGAAACTTGGTTTACTATTAAGGTTCTTCTCCTCCAGCCTTTAGTATAAAGGTGGACTACTGCCCCAAGGTAGAACAGAAGCAGAAATAATAATACCAACAGCCCGTGCTGTCAATCCACATTTGTCAAACTAGCATTGGGCTTATTCTGTGGCTCATTTTACCCAGTGACAAAAAGTATATCTCAGACAATTTAAACCACAAATTCAGCTACGGTTTAGGTGACCTACTGACAAAGACAACAAAGTATATCCCAAACAGAATTTATATCGCAAATTTAACTTCAGAAAATGTAGAGCCATATCACACAGGAACTTCACCATGTTACCATTGGAGACAAGAAAAGGATGTTATCATTGACATTCGGAATTGATATTGAAAAGGACATATGTAATTAACTCTGTTCGTAACCTACTCGTATATCTATACCAGTTCTGCGTTATGCTTGCTGATATGTCCTTGCGTAGATAAGATTTTCCAATACTTGTTGCGTGAAGACAACCGTAGTGTGTTCGTGTTTGGGAAACACTAGTTCACATAAGAAGCCAGAATTTTAAAACAAGGTGAGAAAAGGACACCGCATTAATATGTGTTTTGGCTACTGATTATTCAAAGATCACCCACCATGTTAGCAGAAAACCAGTGGCACAAAACACACAACAGTATGTGTTTAACCAGAAATATGCAACTGAGACATGCAATTTAGAAAATTTTGGATGGTCAAAGCAATGACATGAATGGTAAGTTGCCAACAACATTATATCTTCAAGCCATGACATAAAAACTGGACTGAGTCGGCAGGCCCTACCTCCAAGTACATGCAATTAAATAGTTTTCAGCTATTACTGTTTTCAAATAGCCAAGATGGTGATACAAATGACAATAAGAATGCAACTTCAGAATCACAACAAGAAAATCAGAGTAAACAGTCAACATCTTGCAAATAGCAGCAAGGCCGTTGAGTTAGAACATAACAATGTCCAGAGAACATTCCGCAAAATTTTGGTGTTACAAAATCCAGCCATTATAAAGTCAATACAGGACAAGTTTTAAGTCACCAGTAAGctataaggagtgcatgaagaaTATAAAGCTGTGAATTATAGTCCCAAACTCTACTCCAATGGTATCCAGTCATGAACAACGATCAATGCAAAGCAATGCTAGATTCAACCATGACATAGTATGATACATTGACAATAATAAGAACAACACTTACTTCTGAAGATTCAGTTAAAGTAAGCTTGGAGTGCGGGGTGGTTTACCCGACCAGGACAAGCCCAGGAATGAAGCATGAACAGCCACCCACAGCACGGGCTCATATCAAACAGCCGGACGTATGGGTTCGACGAGGACAGCTGATGATTCTCGACTCATAAACACCATCCATTGGTGGGATCAAGATCAACGGAGCGCCATGCGGAGCGCTCAGAGACCCCAAGGATGACCGTACAGGACAGATGTATCCTGGAGCAGGCACACAGGGTGACTGAAGATGATACCTTCACCTCGGATTACAGTACACCCGTATTGAAGAGCCTAGGGTCAGCCGTGTTACTATCTCAGTCTGTCCAACCATCGCATAGGTTGCTTCCCGTAGCTCTGAGAAATGGTGCTACAGACAGTAAGCTTGGGAGAAACCGAAAATCTGGTCGTTGGCACGAAATCTGTGTGGTCGCTCACTTGTCATGGTCAGGCACTGCTCACTGATCCATGATACATCACCCGACGGCAACTTGAGCGGACCAAAGCAGGGGCATGGAGAGTGGCCGCAGGCCAAAGGGAAACAAAAGATGGACCACATCCAGCGAGAGGAGGTAACTTGCACAAAAGCATGCAAGAGAGATGCAAGTTGTGGTGCTTCTACTCCATATGATAAGGAGCAGGCTTAACGAATACAATTGCAGGAGAAGTACCTATGCAAAGCATCAGCATACGTCCAAGCAATTCCAGCCGTGTCCACAAGATCCACTGGTGGTGACAATTTGTCGCCATCATCCTCAATATGCCGAACTGACTGCTCGCCAGTACACCGTCATGGATGGCTTGGACTACTTTCCAAGGGAAAACAGAAGCAAAATAAATAATACCAAGTGGCCTCGCTGTCAATCTACATGTGTCAAGCTAGCATTGGGCTGATCTATGGTTCATTTGACCCAGTGGCAAAAGGTACATTTCAGACAATTTAAACCATAAAATTCAGCTATGGTTTAGGTGAACCAGTGGCAAAGCTAACAAAGCATGTCCCACACAGAATTTATATCGCAAATTTAACTTTAGGAAAAAAAGAGAGATGTTGTCATTAACATTTGGAATTGATATTGAAAAGGGCATATGTAATTAGCTCTCTTCGTAACCTACTTGTATATCTATACCAGTTCTGCATTATGCTTGCGAATATATCCTTATGTAGATAAGATTTTCCAATACTTGTTGCGTAAAGGCAACCGTAATGTGATCATGTTTGGGAAACACTAGTTTTATAAGAAATCAGAATTTTAAAACAAGGTGAGAAAAGGACATCATTGTAGGCAACATTAAGATGTGATTTGGCTACTGATTATTCAAAGATCACCCAACATGCTAGCAGAAAACCAGTGGCACAAAACACATAACATTGTGTATACTTTGCTCATGCTGTAACAATAACAACAGCGGCATAACTCTACAAAATACGCAACTGAGGCATGCAATTTTAAAACTCTGCCATGCCAGAGTGATTCAACTCATTTGGATGATTCAAAGCAATGACAAGAATGGCAAGTTGCCAAAAACATTGTATCTTCAAGTCATGACATAGAAACTTGGACAGAATCGCCAGGCCCTACCTTCTAGTATGCAACTGAAACATGCAAATTTAAAACTCTGCCATGCCAGAATGATTCAAGTCATGTGGATGATCAAAGCAATGACATAAATGGCAAGTTGCCAACATCACTGAATCTCCAAGCCATAACACCGAAACTGGAATGAATTACCCAGGCCATACCTTCTAAGTAGTAGGTACGCAATAAAATGGTGTTCAGCTATAATTGTTGTCAGTTAGTCAAGATGGGGACACTAATGACAATAAGGTTGCACCTTCAGCATCACAACATGAAAATCAAATTCAGAGTAAACAGTCAGCATCTTGCAAAgaactagctatggacaggggtgcatggaagcttgctatccatgtgccagagccatgagttggtcgcgagatcttatgggtttcacctctagcctaccccaacttgtttgggactaaaggctttgttgttgttgttgttgttgttgttgttgttgttgttgttttaaCCGATCTACAGCTATTTTTGCCAGCCTAAACATTTAGTTGGGCATTTTTCATGTACAAATTGATCAAAGCCCAGCATCATTACAGAAACCAGTACTCAGAAATGGGTACTCTTCAACAATCGTACAAAAAGAAAATCAAAGCTAAGCTGGCTTATTGCATACTAGTATTGTCAACAACTGTATAAATCCGTAACTCTAAAATTTCATTTGCAATGATTTATTATCATCATCATCCAGATAACACGGAGACAGAAACACGATCCATTTCATCCAGAGCGACTGCGCTGTCCAAAATGGTTGTAACATGGCAATTCGATCCGATAGTACATATCCAACACAGCCTAATTTGGGAAACAACTAAGTAAAACGCATGGTCGCGCAGGCGCAGCCATGGAAGTGGAGCTAAAGGAAAACAGGTGAGAGTTGCAGTAATCGACAGGGGGTAAAGTGAAACCCTAGGTAGCCTGACGAACCGAGGGGGGGTGCTCGCTGAGCTCAGATGAGCTTGAAGGGGAGGGGCCACGGGGTGGAGCGGGGCACCTCGACGCGGTCCTTGATGCGCTCGATCTTCTTCTCCCGCTTCGGCCGCGAGTTGCCGTAGGAGCCCTTGAACCGCTTCCCGCGCTTGGTCTTCTTGTCCCCGCGCCCGCACGTCACGGCCTCCGCCTCCGCCAGGAGCGCCGGGGGGCGCGCCGGCGCCAGGCGCCGCACGAACGCAGCCGCCGCCATCCGCAGCGCCATGATTCCGCCGCCGAGCTCGATGCCTAACGCAGcgtagcgccgccgccgcctatgGATCAACCGTCCGCGAGAGGGGAAGGGGAGAGAGGTGGTGAGAACTGGAGAAGTGAGAGGAAGGGTTCCAAGGCCCACGAGAGACGGAGAGAGTTAACCAAAGCCCAGCTGTTTCTTCTAGGCCCAACGAAACTGAAAAGAAGCCCACAGGAAAAGTCTGCTTCCGCTCCGATCGGATGCCGCGCCGTAGGGGAAAACAacccccgccgcgccgccgcatgCCGTCCGTGTGGCCGCTCCGCCGCCCGAAAAACCGCCGCGCCGCGCCGTCGTACAAGCCTCCACCCGTTCTACACGCCGCGTCGCGGGAGCCGGAGGTTTGCCAGAAAGCCCAGAACCCTAAACCTAATTTCGGGTTATGAACTTCTTTTCCAAGTTATTTTTTTTGCGAATGAACTTCTTTTCTAAGTTGAATGTTTACAATTTGTGGAAGGTTTTGAAAGCTGATAAAACTGTTCTACATATTATGCTCTTTCTATGATACTCCCttcatcccaaaataagtgactcaactttgtaaTAACTGACTCAACGGAGGGAGTATTCACTAAGTTTGTACTGAACCAATGAGAGAAAATGTCGATGTCCAAAATTTATGAGTGAAAGCAATGTAAGGAACAGACACTAGAAACTGCCAAACTGGTTTCAGCAATTCTTGGTAGAGTACAGCACCAACCAGTTAGCTGTATAGAGGACAAGAGGAAAGGGAATGACAGGTGCACTACCCGTCACAACCCATATTGCGGTCAAGTACGCCTCGCAGGCTCGCAGCATCCAGCATAGACTGTACATTTACGACAAGCTATAAGCTTGAAGTGGTCATATTAGTTACGATGATTACAGCGAAACCGCGAGCCAGTGCAGTCCTTCTGTTGGCACAATATATAGATGCATACACTGATCAGGTAAATAGATCATACAGTTAAGTGCAAAATCATTAGCATGCATCCCTTTGTCTAGTTGGTTCAGCTTCCATAAGCCCCCCTCAGAAAATTTAGTCACCTGCATAAGTCAGCAAAGCATTTGTACTGGACCAAATCTGGAGCCGATGTGAATTCCTCTCCCGGCGAGCAGCTTGCTGCGCTATGTATCCGTCTACCTCCATGTCATGGTAATCAAGTCATCAACTCGTCTCACAGATCAGGATTAGGCTCCACCCCAGCTGAAAGATCTCCCAGACCGTAGATTCAGCGAGAAGCTCAACCCAAACATCTCCTTGATGGCCTGTCCCCGCTCCAGATGTTGGACCATTTTCGAAACGAGCTCGGCGCTCTCCCTCACATGCTCCATGTCAGTCTGTGTCCAGATGAGGCGCGATAGCTGCAGCCTTCGTTGCTTAGAGCTCCGGTCGATCCCCCACTTGCTGTAGAGGCTCTCCTTTTCAGCGCCGCTAAGCTTCCTCACCATGTGCCTGTACAACATGTCCCTCTCATTCCGAAGACTCTTTAAACTGCAACAATAACAAGAATCAATTTGTGCAATTCATTATGATTGGTTTTATGGATAAGCTGAAGGTGTGTTCGTTATCATCATATGATAAGTACCTTGATGCAACAGTGGCATTCGGCTCACCATCAGCAATGGAAGAACTCTTGATGAAGGACAGTCGCCTGTGCTCTACCTCCATGTAGATGTGATCCGTGTGGTCTCCAttgaagaggaggaagaagtaAGTCCTGTGCACTATGGAGATATGACACTCATGCCACAGCTCGATGATCTCTTGCTGCTTCTTTGGAAAATCAAAGGACCACCGTGAAGGAGACTCGAAGGTGGTGCTCGTTGACGAATCTGTGCCAGCTTGCGACCTGTTTTCCTGTGGCTGGGATGCATCGTTCTGCTCAGTTTGCTGCTTCACTTCAGTCACGCGGCTTGTGTCATCGGCAGCACTTTCTTCTTCAGCATTACCTGTGCTGTTGTCGGTGATGGCGTCCGAGGCAACTTTTTCAGGAAACAGGTTCCTCCTTACCTTCTCTGGCCTTCTCGGAGGAAACTTGAAATTTTCACTTGGGGGTGTTGTCATGTTCATACTTGTTGAATCATCAAACCAGCTGTTTGGAATTACCATGAAGCTTGCTTTGCAACTGCTGCTCCTTGCTAGTACAGTGTCCCTGGAGCTTACCACACACCTCTTCAGGGCCAATGGTTCCTCATCAACGTTAGGTTTTTCAATTTCAAAAGACGGGTCAGAATCGCATGCATATAGCTCGATGGCATTTTCTGCTGTCTTTGTGATGCTTTCATCACGTTTCTCTTCATCAGTACAATCTTCAGCTTGATCCATCATCGGTCTTCTCTCCTTTTCAGGCGTTTCTGGTTTCTGTGCATGAAAGGATTCTTGGCTTATCCTTTCTCTGAGCCCATTAGTTTCAACGCATTGTACTTCCTTGCAATGCTCATCTGAGACATCTGGCACATCTGGGTAGGCCACCAAGTTTTCTTGGCATTCATCTATGCTGTCGAAAACATGGTTACTGGGTCGGCGTGGAAAGAGCCCTGGCTGTGCATCTATTAATAGATCTTGATCGACTAGGTCATAAGTATCTGAACATGAAAGTGCATCTTCAGACATATTACGTGGTAGGGATTCTGAAGATCGACTATGTGCATCCTGTCA
Protein-coding sequences here:
- the LOC125510196 gene encoding 30S ribosomal protein S31, mitochondrial yields the protein MALRMAAAAFVRRLAPARPPALLAEAEAVTCGRGDKKTKRGKRFKGSYGNSRPKREKKIERIKDRVEVPRSTPWPLPFKLI
- the LOC125510195 gene encoding kinesin-like protein KIN-7J, producing the protein MAGGEEQQQERILVSVRLRPVNAREAERGDGTEWECAGPATLKFLGTIPERAMFPASYTYDRVFDPECSTRQVYDEGAKEVALSVLSGINSSIFAYGQTSSGKTYTMVGITEHSMAEIYAYIDQHPDREFILKFSAMEIYNEAVMDLLSSDATPLRLLDDPEKGTVVEKLTEETLRDKGHLLELLAVCEAQRQIGETALNETSSRSHQILRLTVESSAKQFLGKGNSSTLQACVNFVDLAGSERASQTAASGMRLKEGSHINKSLLTLGKVIRQLSGGRNGHIPYRDSKLTRILQSSLGGNARTAIICTMSPAHCHVEQSRNTLLFANCAKNVVTNAQVNVVMSDKALVKHLQRELTRLENELKFPGSASLSTHAEVLKEKDEQIKKLEEQLKELMEEKDTVQSELENFRKVASDDHLNCLKARRWDAHSRSSESLPRNMSEDALSCSDTYDLVDQDLLIDAQPGLFPRRPSNHVFDSIDECQENLVAYPDVPDVSDEHCKEVQCVETNGLRERISQESFHAQKPETPEKERRPMMDQAEDCTDEEKRDESITKTAENAIELYACDSDPSFEIEKPNVDEEPLALKRCVVSSRDTVLARSSSCKASFMVIPNSWFDDSTSMNMTTPPSENFKFPPRRPEKVRRNLFPEKVASDAITDNSTGNAEEESAADDTSRVTEVKQQTEQNDASQPQENRSQAGTDSSTSTTFESPSRWSFDFPKKQQEIIELWHECHISIVHRTYFFLLFNGDHTDHIYMEVEHRRLSFIKSSSIADGEPNATVASSLKSLRNERDMLYRHMVRKLSGAEKESLYSKWGIDRSSKQRRLQLSRLIWTQTDMEHVRESAELVSKMVQHLERGQAIKEMFGLSFSLNLRSGRSFSWGGA